A genomic window from Fusarium oxysporum Fo47 chromosome VIII, complete sequence includes:
- a CDS encoding glycoside hydrolase superfamily — MASIRSVLVSGLLAAGVNAQAYDSSDRAEDAFSWVQPKNTTILGQYGHSPHYPANNATGKGWEDAFAKAQDFVSQLTLEEKADMVTGTPGPCVGNIVAIPRLNFNGLCLHDGPLAIRVADYASVFPAGVSAASSWDKDLLYQRGLAMGQEFKAKGAHILLGPVAGPLGRSAYSGRNWEGFSPDPYLTGIAMEETIMGHQDAGVQATAKHFIGNEQEVMRNPTFVKDGYVGEVDKEALSSNMDDRTMHELYLWPFANAVHAKASSMMCSYQRLNGSYGCQNSKVLNGILRDELGFQGYVMSDWGATHAGVAAINSGLDMDMPGGIGQYGMYFTKSFFGGNLTRAVNNGTLDETRVNDMITRIMTPYFWLGQDKDYPSVDPSSGDLNTFSPKSTWFREFNLTGERSRDVRGNHGDLIRKHGAESTVLLKNEKNALPLKKPKSIAVFGNDAGDITEGFYNQKDYEFGTLVAGGGSGTGRLTYLVSPLTAINARAKQDGTLVQQWMNNTLIATTNVTDLWIPATPDVCLVFLKTWAEEAADREHLSVDWDGNDVVESVAKYCNNTVVVTHSSGINTLPWADHPNVTAILAAHFPGQESGNSLVDLLYGDVNPSGRLPYTIAFNGTDYNAPPTTAVNTTGKEDWQSWFDEKLEIDYRYFDAHNISVRYEFGFGLSYSTFEISDISAEPLASDITSQPEDLPVQPGGNPALWETIYNVTVSVSNTGKVDGATVPQLYVTFPDSAPAGTPPKQLRGFDKVFLEAGESKSVSFELMRRDLSYWDIISQKWLIPEGEFTIRVGFSSRDLKEETKVTLVEGIAMSHDLQDEEAMTAEVDCYMAHVFDNWTSADPVPMPKEPVYTFTVSAVPVGHFKEDLPDEVPSGNRKKDASAWLMVKRGGDKTGFLWCDTDGKPADKKYIQMASGLTAEFIKEQLVAMYNFQEMKLVEKYNWDINIAMSRRVIVKFAARGTAEPPVIDDEDRPGQYLKEYVFCSETDPELN; from the exons ATGGCTAGCATTCGATCTGTGTTGGTCTCGGGTCTTTTGGCCGCGGGTGTCAATGCCCAAGCCTACGATTCGAGTGATCGCGCTGAAGATGCTTTCAGCTGGGTTCAGCCTAAGAACACCACTATTCTTGGACAGTACGGCCATTCGCCTCATTACCCTGCCA ACAATGCTACTGGCAAGGGCTGGGAAGATGCCTTCGCCAAGGCTCAAGACTTTGTCTCCCAGTTGACACTCGAGGAAAAGGCCGACATGGTCACAGGAACACCAGGTCCTTGCGTCGGCAACATCGTCGCCATTCCCCgtctcaacttcaacggTCTATGTCTCCACGACGGTCCCCTCGCCATCCGTGTAGCAGACTATGCCAGTGTCTTCCCCGCTGGTGTATcagctgcttcatcatgggaCAAGGACCTCCTCTACCAGCGCGGTCTCGCAATGGGTCAAGAgttcaaggccaagggcgCCCACATCCTCCTTGGTCCTGTCGCCGGTCCTCTTGGACGCTCGGCGTACTCTGGTCGTAACTGGGAGGGTTTCTCGCCGGATCCTTACCTCACTGGTATTGCGATGGAGGAGACTATCATGGGACACCAAGATGCGGGTGTTCAGGCTACTGCGAAGCACTTTATCGGTAACGAGCAGGAGGTCATGCGAAACCCTACTTTTGTTAAGGATGGGTATGTTGGTGAGGTTGATAAGGAGGCTCTTTCGTCTAACATGGATGATCGAACCATGCACGAGCTCTACCTCTGGCCTTTTGCCAATGCTGTTCATGCCAAGGCTTCTAGCATGATGTGCTCTTACCAGCGTCTCAACGGCTCCTACGGCTGCCAGAACTCAAAGGTTCTGAACGGTATCCTGCGAGATGAGCTTGGTTTCCAGGGCTACGTTATGTCTGATTGGGGTGCTACCCACGCCGGTGTTGCTGCCATCAACAGCGGTCTCGACATGGACATGCCCGGTGGTATTGGCCAGTACGGCATGTACTTCACCAAGTCATTCTTCGGCGGCAACCTCACCCGCGCCGTCAACAACGGCACCCTCGACGAGACCCGCGTCAACGACATGATCACCCGCATCATGACTCCCTACTTCTGGCTCGGCCAGGACAAGGACTATCCCTCCGTCGACCCCTCCAGCGGCGATCTCAACACCTTCAGCCCCAAGAGCACCTGGTTCCGCGAGTTCAACCTCACCGGCGAGCGAAGCCGTGACGTCCGCGGTAACCACGGTGACTTGATCCGCAAGCACGGCGCCGAGTCCACCGtccttctcaagaacgagaagaacGCCCTCCccctcaagaagcccaagtcCATCGCCGTCTTTGGTAACGATGCCGGCGATATCACTGAGGGTTTCTACAACCAGAAGGACTACGAGTTTGGCACTCTTGTCGCTGGTGGTGGTTCCGGTACTGGTCGCTTGACATACCTTGTTTCGCCTCTTACTGCCATCAATGCTCGTGCTAAGCAGGACGGCACTCTTGTTCAGCAGTGGATGAACAACACTCTTATTGCTACCACCAACGTCACTGATCTCTGGATCCCTGCTACTCCTGATGTCTGCCTTGTTTTCTTGAAGACTTGGGctgaggaggctgctgaTCGTGAGCACCTTTCCGTTGACTGGGATGGTAACGATGTTGTCGAGTCTGTTGCTAAGTACTGCAACAACACTGTCGTCGTCACTCACTCTTCTGGTATCAACACTCTTCCTTGGGCTGACCACCCCAACGTCACCGCCATTCTCGCTGCCCACTTCCCCGGTCAGGAGTCCGGTAACTCCCTCGTTGACCTCCTCTACGGCGATGTCAACCCCTCTGGTCGTCTTCCCTACACTATCGCTTTCAACGGCACTGACTACAATGCTCCTCCTACCACTGCcgtcaacaccaccggcaaGGAGGACTGGCAGTCTTGGTTCGACGAGAAGCTCGAGATTGATTACCGCTACTTCGACGCGCACAACATCTCCGTCCGCTACGAGTTCGGCTTCGGTCTCTCCTACTCCACCTTCGAAATCTCCGACATTTCTGCCGAGCCTCTCGCCTCCGACATCACCTCCCAGCCGGAAGATCTCCCCGTACAGCCCGGCGGCAACCCCGCCCTCTGGGAGACCATCTACAACGTGACCGTCTCCGTCTCCAACACTGGAAAGGTCGACGGCGCCACTGTTCCCCAGCTCTACGTCACATTCCCCGACAGTGCTCCTGCTGGTACACCACCTAAGCAGCTCCGTGGCTTCGACAAGGTCTTCCTTGAGGCTGGTGAGAGCAAGAGTGTTAGCTTTGAGCTGATGCGTCGTGATCTCAGCTACTGGGATATCATTTCTCAGAAGTGGCTTATTCCTGAGGGAGAGTTTACTATTCGTGTTGGATTCAGCAGTCGGGACTTGAAGGAGGAGACAAAGGTTACTCTTGTTGAGGG CATCGCCATGTCTCACGATCTCCAAGATGAGGAGGCCATGACTGCAGAGGTTGATTGTTACATGGCACATGTCTTCGACAACTGGACCTCCGCCGACCCAGTCCCCATGCCCAAAGAACCAGTCTACACATTCACCGTCTCTGCCGTCCCCGTTGGCCACTTCAAAGAAGACCTTCCCGACGAAGTCCCATCCGGCAACCGCAAGAAAGACGCGAGTGCCTGGCTGATGGTGAAGCGAGGCGGCGACAAGACTGGGTTCCTCTGGTGTGACACCGATGGCAAACCCGCGGACAAGAAGTACATCCAGATGGCTTCCGGTCTTACCGCCGAATTTATTAAGGAGCAGCTGGTGGCAATGTACAACTTCCAGGAGATGAAGCTTGTGGAGAAGTACAACTGGGATATCAACATTGCGATGAGTCGACGAGTAATTGTCAAGTTTGCGGCTCGGGGAACGGCTGAGCCGCCTGttattgatgatgaggatcgGCCCGGGCAGTACTTGAAGGAGTATGTGTTTTGCAGTGAGACGGATCCTGAGCTGAACTGA